A region of Streptomyces sp. TG1A-60 DNA encodes the following proteins:
- a CDS encoding YebC/PmpR family DNA-binding transcriptional regulator — translation MSGHSKWATTKHKKAVIDAKRGKLFAKLIKNIEVAARMGGVDLEGNPTLYDAVQKAKKQSVPNKNIDSAIKRGGGLEAGGADYETIMYEGYGPNGVAVLIECLTDNRNRAASDVRVAMTRNGGSMADPGSVSYLFNRKGVVIVPKGELSEDDVLEVVLDAGAEEVNDLGESFEVLSEATDLVAVRTSLQEADIDYDSAEANFVPTMQVELDEEGAKKIFKLIDALEDSDDVQNVFANFDVSDDVMAKVDA, via the coding sequence ATGTCCGGCCACTCTAAATGGGCCACGACGAAGCACAAGAAGGCCGTGATCGATGCCAAGCGCGGCAAGCTCTTCGCGAAGCTGATCAAGAACATCGAGGTCGCCGCGCGTATGGGCGGGGTGGACCTCGAAGGCAATCCGACGCTGTACGACGCCGTCCAGAAGGCGAAGAAGCAGTCGGTCCCGAACAAGAACATCGACTCCGCGATCAAGCGCGGCGGTGGTCTTGAGGCCGGCGGCGCCGACTACGAGACGATCATGTACGAGGGCTACGGCCCGAACGGTGTCGCGGTGCTCATCGAGTGCCTCACCGACAACCGCAACCGCGCCGCCTCCGACGTCCGGGTCGCCATGACCCGCAACGGCGGCTCCATGGCCGACCCGGGCTCCGTCTCGTACCTCTTCAACCGCAAGGGCGTGGTGATCGTCCCCAAGGGCGAGCTGTCCGAGGACGACGTCCTGGAGGTCGTCCTCGACGCCGGTGCCGAGGAGGTCAACGACCTGGGCGAGTCCTTCGAGGTGCTCAGCGAGGCCACCGACCTGGTCGCGGTCCGCACCTCCCTCCAGGAGGCGGACATCGACTACGACTCCGCCGAGGCCAACTTCGTCCCGACCATGCAGGTCGAGCTGGACGAAGAGGGCGCCAAGAAGATCTTCAAGCTGATCGACGCCCTTGAGGACAGCGACGACGTGCAGAACGTCTTCGCCAACTTCGACGTGAGCGACGACGTCATGGCCAAGGTCGACGCGTAG
- the pdxT gene encoding pyridoxal 5'-phosphate synthase glutaminase subunit PdxT: MSTPVIGVLALQGDVREHLVALAAADAVARAVRRPEELAEVDGLVIPGGESTTISKLAVLFGVMDPLRARVRDGMPVYGTCAGMIMLADKILDPRSGQETIGGIDMIVRRNAFGRQNESFEAAVDVKGVEGDPVEGVFIRAPWVESVGAETEVLAEHGGHIVAVRQGNALATSFHPELTGDHRLHALFVDMVHACRTAES; this comes from the coding sequence ATGAGCACTCCTGTCATAGGCGTCCTGGCACTCCAGGGCGATGTACGGGAGCACCTCGTCGCCCTGGCCGCGGCCGACGCCGTGGCCAGGGCGGTGCGGCGCCCCGAGGAACTCGCCGAGGTGGACGGCCTCGTCATCCCCGGCGGGGAGTCCACCACCATCTCCAAACTGGCCGTCCTCTTCGGCGTGATGGACCCACTGCGCGCGCGTGTCCGTGACGGCATGCCCGTGTACGGCACCTGCGCCGGCATGATCATGCTCGCCGACAAGATCCTCGACCCGCGCTCGGGCCAGGAGACCATCGGCGGCATCGACATGATCGTGCGCCGCAACGCCTTCGGGCGCCAGAACGAATCCTTCGAGGCGGCGGTCGACGTGAAGGGCGTCGAGGGCGATCCTGTGGAGGGCGTCTTCATCCGAGCGCCCTGGGTCGAGTCCGTGGGCGCCGAGACCGAGGTGCTCGCCGAGCACGGCGGCCACATCGTCGCCGTACGCCAGGGCAACGCCCTCGCCACGTCGTTCCACCCGGAGCTGACGGGCGACCACCGGCTGCACGCGCTGTTCGTCGACATGGTGCACGCCTGCCGGACCGCGGAGTCCTAG
- the yajC gene encoding preprotein translocase subunit YajC — protein sequence MSLVTLLPFIVLIGAMILMTRSAKKKQQQAVDMRNQMQPGSGVRTIGGMYATVKEVSEDTVLLDAGPGVELLFAKNSIGAVLSDDEYNRIVHGIEHDLKSDVVPDDASSLTETDEPSDDASAASDDKPIDLGKKDASDDAADETAEAKADEAEPKKIDGESEAK from the coding sequence GTGAGTCTCGTGACCCTCCTCCCGTTCATCGTGCTCATCGGGGCCATGATCCTGATGACCCGATCGGCCAAGAAGAAGCAGCAGCAGGCCGTCGACATGCGGAACCAGATGCAGCCCGGCTCCGGCGTCCGCACGATCGGGGGCATGTACGCGACCGTCAAGGAGGTCAGCGAGGACACGGTCCTCCTCGACGCCGGGCCGGGCGTCGAGCTGCTGTTCGCGAAGAATTCCATCGGCGCCGTCCTCTCCGACGACGAGTACAACCGCATCGTCCACGGCATCGAGCACGACCTGAAGTCCGACGTCGTCCCGGACGACGCCTCCTCCCTCACCGAGACCGACGAGCCCTCCGACGACGCTTCCGCCGCTTCCGACGACAAGCCCATCGACCTCGGCAAGAAGGACGCGTCCGACGACGCGGCCGACGAGACCGCCGAGGCGAAGGCCGACGAAGCAGAGCCGAAGAAGATCGACGGCGAGTCCGAGGCGAAGTAG
- the ruvC gene encoding crossover junction endodeoxyribonuclease RuvC, which yields MRVLGVDPGLTRCGVGVVEGVAGRPLTLLGVGVVRTPADAELGNRLVAIEQGIERWLDEHRPECVAVERVFSQHNVRTVMGTAQASAVAMLCAARRGLPVALHTPSEVKAAVTGSGRADKAQVGAMVTRLLRLDAPPKPADAADALALAICHVWRAPAQNRLQQAVAQHASKGRTT from the coding sequence GTGCGCGTACTGGGGGTGGACCCGGGGCTGACCCGTTGCGGTGTCGGGGTCGTCGAAGGCGTCGCCGGCCGACCGCTCACCCTGCTCGGTGTCGGCGTCGTCCGTACGCCCGCGGACGCGGAGTTGGGGAACCGCCTCGTCGCCATCGAGCAGGGCATCGAGCGGTGGCTCGACGAGCACCGCCCCGAATGCGTCGCCGTGGAACGGGTGTTCAGCCAGCACAACGTGCGGACGGTCATGGGCACGGCCCAAGCCAGCGCCGTCGCCATGCTCTGCGCCGCCCGCCGTGGCCTCCCCGTCGCCCTGCACACCCCCAGCGAGGTCAAGGCCGCCGTCACCGGCAGCGGTCGCGCCGACAAGGCACAGGTCGGCGCCATGGTCACCCGCCTGCTCCGGCTCGACGCACCCCCGAAGCCCGCGGACGCCGCCGACGCCCTCGCCCTCGCCATCTGCCACGTCTGGCGGGCCCCCGCACAGAACCGCCTCCAGCAGGCCGTGGCACAGCACGCATCGAAAGGCCGTACGACATGA
- the ruvA gene encoding Holliday junction branch migration protein RuvA: protein MIAFVTGPVAALAPDSAVVEVGGIGIAVQCTPNTLSGLRMGQQAKLATSLVVREDSLTLYGFVDDDERQVFELLQTASGVGPRLAQAMLAVHTPDALRRAVATGDEKALVAVPGIGKKGAQKLLLELKDRLGEPVGAPAVGTAVTTGWRDQLHAALIGLGYATREADEAVSAVAPQAEAAAGTPQVGQLLKAALQSLNRAR from the coding sequence ATGATCGCCTTCGTCACCGGCCCGGTCGCCGCCCTCGCACCCGACTCCGCTGTGGTGGAGGTGGGCGGGATCGGCATCGCGGTCCAGTGCACGCCGAACACGCTCTCCGGGCTCCGCATGGGACAGCAGGCCAAGCTGGCCACCTCCCTGGTGGTCCGCGAGGACTCGCTCACGCTCTACGGCTTCGTGGACGACGACGAGCGCCAGGTGTTCGAGCTGCTGCAGACCGCGAGCGGTGTCGGTCCGCGTCTGGCCCAGGCGATGCTCGCCGTGCACACCCCGGACGCTCTGCGCCGGGCCGTGGCCACCGGTGACGAGAAGGCGCTCGTCGCCGTCCCCGGCATCGGCAAGAAGGGCGCCCAGAAGCTGCTGCTGGAGCTGAAGGACCGCCTGGGCGAGCCCGTCGGCGCTCCCGCGGTCGGCACCGCGGTCACCACCGGCTGGCGCGACCAGCTGCACGCCGCGCTGATCGGCCTCGGGTACGCCACCCGTGAGGCCGACGAGGCGGTCTCGGCCGTGGCCCCCCAGGCCGAGGCCGCCGCGGGCACGCCCCAGGTGGGCCAGTTGCTGAAAGCGGCGCTCCAGAGCCTCAACAGAGCCCGCTGA
- the ruvB gene encoding Holliday junction branch migration DNA helicase RuvB, translated as MNWDDTTDDTAPERLVGSVADREDQAVEAALRPKDLDEFIGQEKVREQLDLVLRAARARGATADHVLLSGAPGLGKTTLSMIIAAEMDAPIRITSGPAIQHAGDLAAILSSLQEGEVLFLDEIHRMSRPAEEMLYMAMEDFRVDVIVGKGPGATAIPLELPPFTLVGATTRAGLLPPPLRDRFGFTAHMEFYEPAELERVIHRSANLLDVEIDPDGASEIAGRSRGTPRIANRLLRRVRDYAQVKADGIITRDIASAALAVYEVDARGLDRLDRGVLEALLKLFGGGPVGLSTLAVAVGEERETVEEVAEPFLVREGLLARTPRGRVATPAAWTHLGLVPPSAPGGGQQAAF; from the coding sequence ATGAACTGGGACGACACGACCGACGACACCGCCCCCGAGCGGCTGGTGGGCTCTGTCGCCGACCGTGAGGACCAGGCCGTCGAGGCCGCCCTGCGCCCCAAGGACCTGGACGAGTTCATCGGTCAGGAGAAGGTCCGCGAGCAGCTCGACCTGGTCCTGCGGGCGGCACGCGCGCGTGGGGCGACCGCCGACCACGTCCTGCTCTCCGGCGCCCCGGGCCTCGGCAAGACCACCCTCTCGATGATCATCGCGGCCGAGATGGACGCCCCCATCCGCATCACCTCCGGCCCCGCCATCCAGCACGCCGGCGACCTCGCGGCGATCCTCTCCTCCCTCCAGGAGGGCGAGGTCCTCTTCCTCGACGAGATCCACCGCATGTCCCGGCCCGCCGAGGAGATGCTGTACATGGCGATGGAGGACTTCCGGGTCGACGTGATCGTCGGCAAGGGCCCCGGCGCCACTGCGATCCCCCTCGAACTGCCGCCGTTCACCCTGGTCGGCGCCACCACCCGCGCGGGGCTCCTGCCACCGCCGCTGCGTGACCGCTTCGGATTCACCGCGCACATGGAGTTCTACGAGCCCGCCGAACTGGAGCGCGTCATCCACCGCTCGGCGAACCTGCTCGACGTCGAGATCGACCCGGACGGCGCCTCCGAGATCGCGGGCCGCTCGCGTGGCACGCCCCGCATCGCCAACCGACTGCTGCGCCGCGTACGGGACTACGCGCAGGTCAAGGCCGACGGCATCATCACCCGCGACATCGCGTCGGCGGCCCTCGCCGTGTACGAGGTGGACGCCCGCGGCCTCGACCGTCTCGACCGGGGTGTTCTCGAAGCCCTGCTCAAGCTCTTCGGCGGCGGCCCGGTCGGTCTGTCCACGCTCGCCGTCGCCGTGGGGGAGGAGCGTGAGACCGTCGAGGAGGTCGCCGAGCCCTTCCTCGTCCGTGAGGGCCTGCTCGCCCGCACCCCCCGTGGACGGGTGGCGACCCCCGCCGCGTGGACCCATCTCGGCCTGGTGCCCCCGTCGGCGCCGGGCGGGGGACAGCAGGCCGCTTTCTGA